A single genomic interval of Candidatus Bipolaricaulis anaerobius harbors:
- a CDS encoding patatin-like phospholipase family protein yields MTEQNQTKIGLALASGGARGAAHAGVLKVLAQEGIPISAVSGSSIGAVVGGSYAAGLSPERIEEEWLNTDLPKVVRSFLPTFPRAGLSSGSGLRSYLRSALGDIRIEDLPVPFAAVACDIDTGEAVVLREGPLVDALRASSAIPGIFPPLRWGDRFLVDGGLVEPLPVRACRDLGAEIVIGVDIVPVPRPLSAERHRPGRRLPARLGKELSARTLVAATVARPRDEAFGEQPGAGRSVPGIYRILNQAVAILEQEIVHLKLALWPADLLVRPDLSSVGVSYLHAAEGVRAGEEAMEASLPALRLLIEQATRAAESER; encoded by the coding sequence ATGACGGAACAGAATCAAACGAAGATCGGGCTTGCGCTCGCGTCGGGTGGGGCGCGCGGGGCGGCCCACGCCGGCGTCCTCAAGGTGCTCGCCCAGGAGGGGATCCCAATCTCCGCCGTGAGCGGGTCCAGCATCGGGGCCGTGGTGGGCGGATCCTACGCGGCGGGGCTATCGCCGGAGCGGATCGAGGAAGAGTGGCTGAACACGGACCTCCCCAAGGTGGTGCGGAGCTTCCTCCCCACCTTCCCCCGCGCCGGGCTGAGCTCGGGCAGCGGGCTGCGCAGCTACCTCCGCTCCGCCCTCGGGGACATCCGGATCGAGGACCTCCCCGTTCCCTTCGCGGCGGTGGCATGCGACATCGACACGGGGGAGGCGGTCGTGCTGCGGGAGGGGCCCCTGGTGGACGCCCTGCGGGCCTCTTCCGCCATCCCCGGGATCTTCCCGCCCCTCCGGTGGGGGGACCGGTTCCTCGTGGACGGTGGCCTCGTCGAACCCCTGCCGGTGCGCGCGTGCCGTGACCTCGGAGCAGAGATCGTGATCGGGGTGGACATCGTCCCCGTCCCCCGGCCCCTGAGCGCCGAGCGGCACCGTCCCGGGCGACGCCTCCCCGCCCGCTTGGGGAAGGAGTTGAGCGCCCGGACCTTGGTGGCAGCAACCGTGGCCAGGCCCCGCGACGAGGCATTCGGGGAACAACCGGGTGCGGGGCGTTCCGTCCCGGGGATCTACCGCATCCTCAACCAGGCGGTGGCCATCCTTGAGCAGGAGATCGTGCACCTCAAACTCGCCCTCTGGCCGGCCGACCTCCTCGTTCGGCCCGACCTATCCTCCGTCGGGGTGAGCTACCTCCACGCTGCGGAGGGGGTCCGGGCAGGAGAGGAGGCGATGGAGGCTTCCCTCCCGGCCCTCCGCCTCCTGATCGAACAAGCCACCCGGGCCGCGGAAAGCGAACGGTGA
- a CDS encoding glycosyltransferase family 2 protein: MSEPTITVVVPVLNEEGFLAETLRSLRAQTFTDFELIVVDNGSTDGSPEIAARFADRVLVEGRRGPAWAMARGFAESLTGYITAADADTLYPPDWLQRMVAALERPEVVAVYGPIGFREYRNPIRAATVVGYTLLVWASRPCGVHQVGAANFGMRRAAYLAAGGYPPFADLVAPDLRLARRLAQLGKVRYVPDLVCYTSNRRFAGRNVVPASWKAFRTWLEVATGQEKLRWQSFWARGPSAKPPR; this comes from the coding sequence GTGAGTGAACCGACGATTACGGTCGTCGTTCCCGTGCTGAACGAGGAAGGGTTCCTTGCGGAGACGCTCCGTTCGCTCCGCGCGCAGACGTTCACCGACTTCGAGCTCATCGTGGTGGACAACGGGAGCACCGACGGGAGCCCGGAGATCGCCGCACGGTTCGCGGACCGGGTCCTCGTTGAGGGGAGGAGAGGTCCCGCGTGGGCAATGGCGCGGGGGTTCGCGGAATCCCTAACCGGCTACATCACCGCCGCCGACGCCGACACCCTCTATCCGCCGGACTGGCTGCAGAGGATGGTCGCCGCCTTGGAGCGGCCGGAGGTGGTGGCGGTGTACGGCCCGATCGGGTTCCGGGAGTACAGGAACCCGATCCGTGCCGCGACGGTCGTCGGGTATACCCTCCTCGTCTGGGCATCGCGGCCCTGTGGGGTGCACCAGGTAGGGGCCGCGAATTTCGGGATGAGGCGGGCGGCCTACCTCGCAGCGGGGGGGTATCCCCCATTCGCTGACCTCGTCGCCCCCGACTTGCGCCTCGCTCGCCGGCTAGCCCAGCTCGGAAAGGTGAGGTATGTCCCTGATCTTGTATGCTATACCTCCAACCGGCGGTTCGCGGGGAGGAACGTGGTCCCCGCAAGCTGGAAGGCATTTCGGACATGGCTCGAGGTCGCCACGGGTCAGGAGAAGCTTCGCTGGCAGAGCTTTTGGGCGCGCGGTCCGTCGGCGAAGCCTCCGCGATGA
- a CDS encoding radical SAM/SPASM domain-containing protein — protein METEASPVPRRELKRPVLVAPSPGALRALFRVLSARPVRGSAVRLADRAVGEFLRRTDNLPGVARDEWLTLRSLLYSFHRGLKTGTISPRAWQGFLEFAAHALGPHPAREAFCKTYGQSPPGFLTISPTRACNLNCTGCYAGTEESPGTLSFSTFDRIVQEMEDLWGARFAVISGGEPFLYRSEGRDLLDVAERHPKLYFLVYTNGTVIDRSVAKRLAEVGNVTPAISVEGKAPTTERRRGEGVFAEVVEAFGHLRAEGVPFGISMTATRDNCDELLSDEVVRFYFEEQGALYGWIFQYMPIGRGYDLALMVTPEQRLRLQRRMWDVIRTKKVFLMDFWNSGTACHGCVAAGRSGGYFYINWNGDVTPCVFIPYAGANIHRLYAAGGTINDLMKIPFFADIRQWQLGYGYKTKPEATRNLIRPCPHRDHFDFLLPLIKRHGPQPINREAQMALEDPAYIQGLLAYGAACAEVLDPVWVREYLDREADRVAGVPAEAVAQQR, from the coding sequence ATGGAAACGGAAGCTTCTCCCGTTCCTCGGCGCGAACTGAAGCGGCCCGTGCTCGTCGCCCCCAGCCCCGGCGCGCTGCGCGCCCTGTTCCGGGTCCTCTCGGCCCGGCCGGTGCGGGGGAGCGCGGTGCGGCTGGCGGACCGGGCCGTGGGGGAGTTCCTCCGGCGTACGGACAACCTGCCGGGGGTGGCGCGGGACGAGTGGCTCACCCTCCGCTCCCTCCTCTACTCCTTCCACCGAGGGCTCAAGACGGGCACGATCTCCCCCCGTGCCTGGCAGGGGTTCCTCGAGTTCGCTGCCCACGCGTTGGGGCCGCACCCCGCCCGGGAAGCGTTTTGTAAAACGTACGGGCAGTCCCCTCCCGGCTTCCTCACCATCAGCCCGACGCGGGCCTGCAACCTGAATTGCACGGGCTGCTACGCGGGGACCGAGGAGAGCCCAGGCACGTTGAGCTTCAGCACCTTCGACCGCATCGTGCAGGAGATGGAGGACCTCTGGGGGGCACGGTTCGCCGTCATCTCGGGTGGGGAACCTTTCCTGTACCGAAGCGAGGGCCGCGACCTCCTCGATGTGGCGGAACGGCACCCCAAGCTCTACTTCCTCGTTTACACCAACGGCACCGTCATCGATCGGTCCGTTGCCAAGCGGTTGGCCGAAGTGGGGAACGTGACCCCGGCGATCTCGGTGGAGGGGAAGGCACCGACGACGGAACGACGGCGGGGGGAGGGGGTGTTCGCCGAGGTGGTGGAGGCGTTCGGTCACCTCCGCGCGGAAGGGGTCCCATTTGGGATCTCTATGACCGCAACCCGCGACAATTGCGACGAGCTCCTCTCGGATGAGGTGGTCAGGTTCTACTTCGAGGAGCAAGGGGCCCTCTACGGCTGGATCTTCCAGTACATGCCGATCGGCCGGGGGTACGACCTCGCCCTCATGGTCACCCCCGAACAGCGGCTGCGGCTCCAGCGCCGGATGTGGGACGTCATCCGGACGAAGAAGGTCTTCCTCATGGACTTTTGGAACAGTGGGACGGCCTGCCATGGCTGCGTGGCAGCTGGGCGGTCCGGTGGCTATTTCTACATCAACTGGAACGGCGATGTGACCCCCTGCGTGTTCATCCCCTACGCGGGAGCGAACATCCACCGCCTTTACGCGGCGGGGGGGACGATCAACGACCTCATGAAGATCCCGTTCTTCGCGGACATCCGCCAGTGGCAGCTGGGCTACGGCTACAAGACCAAGCCCGAGGCAACCCGCAACCTCATCCGTCCCTGTCCTCATCGGGACCATTTCGACTTCCTCCTTCCCCTGATCAAACGGCACGGCCCACAACCGATCAACCGCGAAGCGCAGATGGCCCTGGAGGACCCGGCCTACATCCAGGGGCTCCTCGCCTACGGGGCAGCCTGTGCGGAAGTGCTGGATCCGGTGTGGGTTCGCGAGTACCTCGACCGGGAGGCAGACCGCGTGGCCGGGGTCCCCGCGGAGGCGGTCGCGCAGCAGCGGTGA
- the leuS gene encoding leucine--tRNA ligase gives MNQESYDPHAIEEKWRDFWRERGYFRVDTAHPKRKFYYLNMFPYPSGYLHVGHGRNYIIGDAIVRFLLMRGHDVLNPMGWDAFGLPAENAAIERGIHPRDWTLANIAYAKNQFRAWGIEYDWEREVTTCLPDYYRWTQWLFLKLHENGLAYKKRAAVNYCPNCKTVLANEQVVGGACERCGTPPEQRELDQWFFRITAYADRLLADLADLAWPDHVKKMQENWIGRSEGATIAFRCEGGEEIRVFTTRPDTLWGATFLVLAPEHPLVDALTVPERRAEVEGYRRAAGCASEIERLSAEREKTGVFTGSRALNPVTGEPIPIWVADYVMPTYGTGAIMAVPAHDERDFAFARAFGLPIRVVVAPPDGPALDARAMGTAYTGPGTMVRSGPLSGTPAATAIARTIAYLEEQGIGERTVVYKLRDWLISRQRYWGAPIPIVYCDRCGVVPVPEEALPVLLPEVPFIGKMGLADIPGYADTVCPRCGGEARRDTDTMDTFVDSSWYFLRFVSPHAEEVPFVTEDVNRWLPVDLYVGGVEHAILHLLYARFITKAFHDLGYVGFTEPFRRLFTQGMVCHTAYKCPQHGWLYPKEVDDLRCTKCGREVATSYFAMSKSKKNVVEPADIIQRYGADTERLYTLFMGPPDRDIEWSEEGIRGAWRFLNRFWNLVVGQLPHLAGIAGEPDPSRFGPAERALWQKLHATVKKVTEEFGERLGLNTAIAAIMELANEAAAYVEGPDPDQRLVRAVLSRMILLLSPFTPFLAEELWHRLGEEKAILDTPWPEYDPRAVAGDEVEVPVQINGKVRTRLRLAAHAASDPDALREAALAAPDVQERLRGHEVQRVIAVPGKLVSIVVR, from the coding sequence GTGAACCAGGAATCCTACGATCCTCACGCGATCGAGGAAAAGTGGCGGGATTTCTGGCGGGAGAGGGGCTACTTCCGGGTCGACACCGCCCACCCGAAGAGGAAGTTCTACTACCTGAACATGTTCCCCTACCCGTCCGGGTACCTCCACGTCGGCCATGGCCGGAACTACATCATCGGCGACGCGATCGTGCGGTTCCTCCTCATGCGCGGCCACGACGTCCTCAACCCGATGGGGTGGGACGCGTTCGGCCTCCCGGCGGAGAACGCTGCCATCGAGCGGGGGATCCACCCGCGGGACTGGACGCTCGCCAACATCGCCTACGCCAAGAACCAGTTCCGGGCGTGGGGGATCGAGTACGACTGGGAGCGCGAGGTCACGACCTGCCTCCCCGACTACTACCGCTGGACGCAGTGGCTGTTCTTGAAGCTTCATGAGAACGGCCTCGCCTACAAGAAGCGGGCCGCGGTGAACTACTGCCCGAACTGCAAGACCGTGCTCGCCAACGAACAGGTGGTGGGTGGGGCGTGCGAGCGGTGCGGGACCCCGCCCGAGCAGAGGGAACTCGACCAGTGGTTCTTTCGGATCACGGCCTACGCGGACCGGCTGCTCGCGGATCTGGCGGACCTGGCGTGGCCCGACCACGTGAAGAAGATGCAGGAGAACTGGATCGGCCGCTCCGAGGGGGCCACGATCGCGTTCCGCTGCGAGGGGGGGGAGGAGATCCGCGTGTTCACGACCCGTCCCGACACCCTGTGGGGAGCGACGTTCCTCGTGCTCGCCCCCGAGCATCCGCTCGTGGACGCGCTCACCGTCCCGGAGCGACGGGCGGAGGTGGAAGGGTACCGACGCGCGGCGGGCTGTGCCTCCGAGATCGAGCGGCTGTCCGCGGAGCGAGAGAAGACCGGCGTATTCACGGGATCCCGCGCCCTGAACCCGGTGACGGGGGAGCCGATCCCGATCTGGGTCGCCGATTACGTGATGCCGACCTACGGCACAGGGGCGATCATGGCCGTGCCCGCCCACGACGAGCGTGACTTCGCGTTCGCGCGGGCATTCGGGCTCCCGATCCGCGTCGTCGTCGCTCCCCCGGACGGGCCGGCCCTCGACGCGCGCGCGATGGGAACCGCCTACACCGGACCGGGGACGATGGTCCGCTCCGGCCCGCTCAGTGGGACTCCGGCCGCGACGGCCATCGCGCGTACGATCGCCTACCTCGAAGAGCAGGGGATTGGGGAACGGACAGTGGTCTACAAGCTGCGGGACTGGCTCATCTCCCGCCAGCGGTACTGGGGGGCCCCGATCCCGATCGTATACTGCGACCGCTGCGGGGTCGTCCCTGTGCCCGAAGAGGCCCTCCCCGTCCTCCTCCCCGAGGTCCCGTTCATCGGGAAGATGGGGCTCGCCGACATCCCCGGCTATGCGGACACGGTCTGCCCCCGCTGTGGAGGGGAGGCGCGACGGGACACGGACACGATGGATACGTTCGTGGACTCGTCGTGGTACTTCCTCCGCTTCGTGTCCCCCCACGCGGAGGAGGTCCCGTTCGTGACGGAGGATGTGAACCGCTGGCTCCCGGTGGACCTCTACGTAGGGGGGGTCGAGCATGCTATCCTCCACCTCCTCTACGCCCGGTTCATCACCAAGGCCTTCCACGACCTGGGGTACGTGGGGTTCACGGAGCCGTTCCGCCGCCTGTTCACCCAGGGGATGGTCTGCCATACCGCCTACAAGTGCCCCCAGCATGGCTGGCTGTACCCGAAGGAGGTGGACGACCTACGGTGCACGAAGTGCGGCCGGGAGGTCGCGACCTCGTACTTCGCGATGTCGAAGTCGAAGAAGAACGTGGTCGAGCCCGCGGACATCATCCAGCGCTACGGGGCGGACACGGAGCGGCTGTACACCCTGTTCATGGGCCCGCCGGACCGGGACATCGAGTGGTCGGAAGAGGGGATCCGCGGGGCGTGGCGGTTCTTGAACCGGTTCTGGAACCTGGTGGTCGGACAACTGCCCCACCTCGCCGGGATCGCTGGAGAGCCGGACCCCTCGCGGTTCGGCCCTGCCGAGCGCGCCCTGTGGCAGAAGCTCCACGCCACGGTGAAGAAGGTGACAGAGGAGTTCGGGGAGAGGCTGGGCCTGAACACGGCGATCGCGGCGATCATGGAGCTCGCCAATGAGGCTGCGGCGTACGTGGAGGGTCCGGATCCTGACCAGCGACTCGTGCGCGCGGTGCTCTCCCGGATGATCCTCCTCCTCTCCCCGTTCACCCCGTTCCTCGCCGAGGAGCTGTGGCACAGATTAGGGGAGGAGAAGGCCATCCTCGACACGCCGTGGCCGGAGTACGATCCGCGCGCGGTGGCAGGGGACGAGGTGGAGGTCCCGGTCCAGATCAACGGCAAGGTGCGGACCAGGCTGCGCCTGGCGGCCCACGCCGCCTCCGATCCGGACGCCCTGCGGGAGGCCGCCCTCGCGGCTCCCGATGTCCAGGAACGCCTCCGCGGCCACGAGGTCCAGCGGGTGATCGCTGTCCCGGGGAAGCTCGTGTCGATCGTCGTGCGATGA
- a CDS encoding TetR/AcrR family transcriptional regulator produces the protein MERRLLSAAARLFAERGFHRAGIRDVAQAARVSIGTVYHYFRSKEAILECLLRGEIERRRRFLDELRARGEPLEAQIRAIMAEHFALFRERKDVARLIRREWLDPTPGLHVKTQRIYDEGAGYLAQVIEEGIAAGKIQPCDPVLTAYAMLGAVEAVALRLSASGKSAARVADQAAQELTAFLWSGLCPTT, from the coding sequence TTGGAACGCAGACTCCTGAGCGCAGCCGCCCGCCTCTTCGCCGAGCGCGGCTTCCACCGGGCGGGGATCCGGGATGTAGCCCAGGCGGCGCGGGTGTCCATCGGCACCGTGTACCACTACTTTCGGAGCAAGGAGGCGATCCTCGAGTGCCTCCTCCGGGGGGAGATCGAACGGAGGCGGCGGTTTCTCGACGAGCTGCGGGCGCGGGGAGAGCCCCTCGAGGCTCAGATCCGCGCCATCATGGCGGAGCACTTCGCCCTGTTCCGAGAACGGAAGGACGTGGCGCGCCTGATCCGCCGCGAGTGGCTAGACCCGACCCCTGGCCTCCACGTCAAGACCCAGCGGATCTATGACGAGGGGGCCGGATACCTGGCCCAAGTGATCGAGGAGGGCATCGCTGCAGGGAAGATCCAGCCTTGTGATCCCGTGCTGACCGCGTACGCCATGTTGGGGGCGGTGGAGGCAGTGGCCCTGCGCCTCTCCGCGTCCGGAAAGTCAGCGGCGCGCGTTGCCGATCAGGCCGCTCAGGAACTCACGGCGTTCCTGTGGAGCGGGTTATGCCCAACCACATGA
- a CDS encoding DUF4139 domain-containing protein has translation MRRMIAIGVLVLGAVAAAGSPVVTLYSGGFGYVRELREVELAWEGDLLLDGLPLTMLVDSLVVDGLTVARVDPLERGSTAIEDLVGARVTVFAHGERFAGRLLATGPGLVLATADGLMFLSSYDRIVAPLPVEPPLVDHLSLKVRYRDAQPGRTEIGVRYLAEGLSWNVTYTATLADAALQLRGVVAVENRTGVEFRGAQVSLVAGEVYRPTAKAPEGLGVRALALSSEYEAAPAFEYHRYTFPEPLDLTPGVAWAPFICGTLSFTRAYRFSGGAVEVRVRFTNALAPLPAGEIRFYDEGEELFVGAAAIGHTPLGSDVDLAVGAAFDLTGERVQESRQRITDALYRDTYRIALRSAKDAPVEVEVVETLPGTWTIIDPSLPYERLDAQRVLFRVLVPAGGTADVHYTVEWQY, from the coding sequence ATGCGAAGGATGATTGCGATTGGGGTGTTGGTGTTGGGAGCGGTGGCTGCGGCGGGCAGCCCTGTCGTCACCCTCTACTCCGGTGGCTTTGGGTATGTCCGCGAGCTGCGCGAAGTGGAGCTGGCTTGGGAGGGGGACCTCCTCCTTGATGGCCTCCCCCTCACCATGCTCGTGGATAGCCTGGTCGTGGACGGGTTGACCGTGGCCCGGGTGGATCCCCTGGAGCGGGGCAGCACCGCGATCGAGGACCTCGTCGGGGCCAGGGTCACGGTGTTCGCCCACGGGGAACGGTTTGCGGGCCGCCTCCTTGCTACGGGGCCGGGGCTCGTCCTTGCCACTGCGGACGGCCTCATGTTCCTCTCCTCCTACGATCGGATCGTGGCCCCGTTGCCCGTCGAGCCACCGCTGGTGGACCACCTCTCTCTGAAGGTCCGGTACCGGGATGCCCAGCCGGGGCGGACCGAGATCGGGGTGCGGTACCTCGCCGAGGGCCTGTCGTGGAACGTGACCTACACCGCCACGCTCGCTGACGCCGCGCTTCAGTTGCGCGGAGTGGTGGCCGTTGAGAACCGGACCGGGGTCGAGTTCAGGGGGGCGCAGGTCTCGCTCGTCGCCGGTGAGGTGTACCGTCCGACGGCGAAGGCCCCCGAAGGGCTGGGGGTGCGGGCCCTCGCCCTTTCCTCCGAGTACGAAGCCGCTCCGGCGTTCGAGTACCACCGCTACACCTTCCCGGAACCGCTCGACCTCACCCCCGGGGTCGCGTGGGCCCCGTTCATCTGCGGGACCCTGTCCTTCACCCGTGCCTACCGGTTCTCCGGCGGGGCCGTCGAGGTGAGGGTCCGGTTCACGAACGCCCTTGCGCCCCTCCCCGCGGGCGAGATCCGGTTCTACGACGAAGGGGAGGAGCTCTTCGTGGGGGCAGCAGCGATCGGCCATACCCCGCTCGGCAGCGACGTTGATCTCGCCGTGGGGGCCGCGTTCGACCTCACTGGGGAGCGGGTCCAGGAGTCGCGGCAACGGATCACGGACGCCCTCTACCGGGACACGTACCGGATCGCCCTTCGCTCGGCCAAGGACGCGCCGGTCGAGGTCGAGGTGGTGGAGACCCTCCCTGGTACATGGACGATCATCGACCCTAGCCTTCCCTACGAGCGCCTCGATGCCCAACGGGTCCTGTTCCGGGTTCTGGTGCCGGCGGGCGGAACGGCGGACGTCCACTACACCGTGGAATGGCAGTACTAG
- a CDS encoding phosphoglucomutase/phosphomannomutase family protein, which produces MALAARIKFGTDGWRGVIADDFTYANVARVGAAIAASLHDPRRSGLAPYREWGVPCRPAAAGLIVGYDTRFLSAEFARHLGRAVAEAGIPVQVTDGPVPTPAVSAAVVKRGLAGGAMITASHNPPQWSGVKFKPEYGGSATAEITALIESHLPPHAPEIGDPPVEAVAIKEEYLARLRDAVDLRELARAPLYVVVDAMYGSAQGYLASLLRAVRIPHLAVRSTVDPLFGGKKPEPLPENVVPLKAVIRSLRARARGRIVVGLITDGDGDRAAAMDERGQFLDTHRTAALLVWHLSQHRNLDGMILKSFALTDMIGKLADHVGVPWREIQVGFKWAVEDLVTGKAAFAGEESGGYGYAWHLPERDGVLSNLLLLELVAATGKPLGALVEELFELVGPHHYARRDLALPTRLEVMERLAAAPPERLAGQRVVKVETLDGLKLRLDRGWVLFRASGTEPILRLYCEMDSPAAVQLVLGEAERLARGGLL; this is translated from the coding sequence ATGGCTCTAGCAGCTAGGATCAAGTTTGGGACCGATGGTTGGCGCGGCGTGATCGCCGACGACTTCACGTACGCCAACGTGGCGCGGGTGGGAGCGGCGATCGCGGCTTCCCTCCACGATCCCCGGCGGAGTGGCCTTGCCCCCTATCGGGAGTGGGGCGTGCCGTGTCGTCCCGCGGCGGCAGGTTTGATCGTGGGCTACGACACGCGCTTCCTGTCTGCGGAGTTCGCCCGCCATCTCGGCCGCGCCGTGGCCGAGGCGGGGATCCCGGTCCAGGTCACGGATGGTCCCGTCCCCACCCCCGCCGTATCGGCTGCGGTCGTGAAGCGGGGATTGGCAGGGGGGGCGATGATCACCGCCTCCCACAACCCGCCCCAGTGGAGCGGGGTGAAGTTCAAGCCCGAGTACGGCGGATCGGCCACCGCCGAGATCACAGCCCTCATCGAATCGCACCTTCCCCCCCACGCCCCGGAGATCGGGGATCCCCCGGTGGAGGCGGTGGCGATCAAGGAGGAATACCTCGCTCGGCTGAGGGACGCGGTGGACCTGCGGGAACTGGCCCGCGCCCCCCTCTACGTGGTGGTGGACGCGATGTACGGCTCTGCGCAGGGATACCTCGCTAGCCTCCTTAGGGCGGTGCGCATCCCCCACCTCGCGGTCCGCTCGACCGTGGATCCCCTGTTCGGCGGCAAGAAGCCGGAACCCTTGCCGGAGAACGTGGTTCCCCTCAAGGCAGTGATCCGCTCCCTGCGGGCGCGGGCGCGGGGGCGGATCGTGGTTGGCCTGATCACGGATGGCGATGGAGACCGGGCGGCAGCGATGGACGAGCGAGGCCAGTTCCTCGACACCCACCGCACGGCTGCCCTCCTCGTGTGGCACCTCAGCCAGCATCGGAACCTGGACGGGATGATCCTCAAGTCGTTCGCCCTCACGGACATGATCGGGAAGCTCGCGGACCACGTGGGCGTTCCGTGGCGGGAGATCCAGGTCGGGTTCAAGTGGGCGGTGGAGGACCTCGTGACGGGGAAAGCAGCGTTCGCGGGCGAGGAGTCCGGCGGGTATGGGTACGCCTGGCACCTGCCCGAGCGGGATGGGGTGCTCTCGAACCTCCTCCTCCTCGAGCTCGTCGCTGCGACCGGCAAGCCCCTCGGCGCCCTCGTCGAGGAGCTGTTCGAGCTCGTCGGGCCGCACCACTACGCGCGGCGCGACCTTGCCCTCCCGACCCGTCTCGAGGTCATGGAGCGCCTGGCCGCCGCCCCCCCGGAACGGCTGGCCGGCCAGAGGGTGGTCAAGGTGGAGACCTTGGATGGGCTCAAGCTGCGCCTTGATCGGGGCTGGGTCCTTTTCCGGGCCTCCGGGACGGAGCCTATCTTGCGGCTCTACTGTGAGATGGACTCCCCCGCCGCCGTGCAGCTCGTCTTGGGCGAGGCGGAACGGCTGGCAAGGGGGGGGCTCCTGTGA
- the hflX gene encoding GTPase HflX translates to MGHRLIEDYLGRRARAYGGERVLLVDVVSPGSDETERMAELRSLAATAGVLVLGTVVQHQPHPHPGTFFGRGKAGEIRDLGHSLQADTLVVGSEVSPAQARNLEEATGLKVVDRSQLILDIFAQRAGTKEAALAVELAQLEYLLPRLRGWGQALTDPGAGIGTSGPGETRLEQGRRAVRHRIQVVRHELRKAAQDRAIQQARRRRAGPPEVVLVGYTNSGKSTLFNRLTGSDVLVEDKLFATLDTRVRQVAWPTGEALVTDTVGFIRDLPHELVPAFQATLGAVRDAAALLLVLDVTAPAAEDHLRVVREVIADVLGPDRVPPPTLHVLNKLDLVSTQEQEARLAALEREAVPHVVVSAKTGGNMASLLSALDSILTVRSRG, encoded by the coding sequence ATGGGCCACAGGCTGATCGAGGATTACCTCGGGCGGCGGGCGCGGGCCTACGGTGGAGAGAGGGTCCTCCTCGTCGACGTTGTCTCGCCTGGGTCGGACGAAACAGAGCGCATGGCGGAGCTCCGTTCTCTTGCCGCCACCGCTGGCGTCCTCGTTCTGGGAACCGTGGTCCAGCACCAGCCTCACCCCCACCCCGGCACGTTCTTCGGGCGGGGGAAGGCGGGCGAGATCCGCGACCTCGGGCACAGCCTTCAGGCGGACACGCTCGTCGTGGGGTCGGAGGTCTCCCCGGCCCAGGCCCGCAACCTCGAGGAGGCAACGGGACTCAAGGTCGTGGACCGCTCCCAGCTCATCCTCGATATCTTCGCCCAGCGGGCGGGGACGAAGGAGGCCGCCCTCGCGGTGGAGCTGGCCCAGCTCGAGTACCTCCTCCCGCGGCTGCGGGGCTGGGGGCAGGCCCTCACCGACCCCGGTGCGGGGATCGGGACGAGCGGCCCCGGGGAGACGCGCCTCGAGCAGGGGCGGAGGGCGGTCCGCCACCGGATCCAGGTCGTGCGCCACGAGCTCCGGAAGGCGGCCCAGGATCGAGCGATCCAGCAGGCGCGCCGCCGCCGCGCTGGCCCCCCCGAGGTCGTGCTCGTGGGGTACACGAACTCCGGCAAGTCCACGCTCTTCAACCGCCTCACGGGGAGCGATGTCCTGGTCGAGGACAAGCTGTTCGCGACCCTCGACACGCGGGTACGGCAGGTCGCGTGGCCCACCGGGGAGGCCCTCGTCACGGACACGGTGGGGTTCATCCGGGACCTGCCCCATGAGCTCGTGCCGGCGTTCCAGGCTACCCTCGGCGCGGTGCGCGATGCCGCGGCCCTCCTCCTCGTCCTCGACGTGACTGCCCCCGCGGCGGAGGATCACCTGCGGGTGGTGCGGGAGGTGATCGCCGACGTGCTGGGCCCGGACCGGGTCCCCCCTCCAACCCTCCACGTGCTCAACAAGCTCGACCTCGTCTCCACTCAGGAACAGGAAGCGCGCCTCGCGGCCCTGGAGAGGGAAGCGGTGCCCCACGTCGTCGTGTCCGCGAAGACCGGAGGAAACATGGCATCCCTCCTCTCCGCTCTGGACTCAATCCTCACGGTTCGCAGCCGCGGCTGA